The Mycolicibacterium fluoranthenivorans genomic interval GAGTTTCTCGGTGACGTCATAGTCGCCCTCTCCGAACTTCACGTGCCGGACGGTGCCGTCGGCGTCGATCAGGTAGTGGGCGGGCCAATAGCGGTTGCGGTAGTTGGTCCAGGTGGCGTAACCGTTGTCCAGCGCGACGGGGTAGGTGATGCCCAGATCGCGGGCCCCGCCCGCGACGTTGGCCGGAACCCGTTCGAAGGCGTACTCCGGGGTGTGGACACCGATGACGTCGAACCCGGCGTCCCGGTAGGCGCGGTACCAGTCGGTGACGTGCGGGATGCTGCGCTGGCAATTGATGCACGAATAGGCCCAGAAGTCGATGAGCACCACCTTGCCGCGTAGGGCCGCGAGGTCGACAGCGGAGTTCCCCGGTGTGTTCAGCCACGCCGTGATGCCCTTGATATCCGGTGCCGGGCCGCAACTTTCGAGTTCGGGTGCGCCGTCGGAGCAATTGGACAGCGCGGCATTCTGGTCGTTGACGATCCCGCCCAGGTTGAGTGTGTCGCGGATCTGCCGGTCGCCGCCGACGGCATCGGACAGCGCTGCCGCGTAGTCGGGTACGACACGCTGCAGGTGGGCCGGAAGGTCGAACACCAGGGCCACCGCCAGCGCGAGGGTGACGAGGCCGGCCGAGACGCGGATGCCACGCTGGCGGCGGCGGAAGGCACCGACGCGTGCGCTCACCCGCCGCCCGGCCAGCGCGAAGAAGAGCAGCGGCAGTGCCGCGCCGATCGCGAACGAAGCGGTGAGCGCCACCGTGGGCAACCCGATATTGCCGGTGGCGCCGGCCAGGATGATCGCGGCCAGCACCGGCCCCGCGCAGGGCACGTACAACACGCCCAAGGCCAGACCGAGCCCGAAACCCGAAGTTCCGGAACCGAATTGCCGTTGCGGCAGCCGGGCGAACGGTTTCTCCAGAATCGCCTCGAACCGGGGGAAGATCAACCCGATACCGATGGCTGTCAGGGCGGCCAGCGCCACCCATCGCAGCGCGTCCTGCGGGAGATTCAGCAGCGACAACACCGCCGAACCGGCCAGGGTCACGGCGGTGAAGCTCAGCACCAGGCCGGCGATCACCAGATAGGGCCGGCGTGCGGAGGTGGGTCCACTCTGGGTGCCGGAGAAGAAGATCACCGGTAGTACCGGCAGGATGCACGGCGAGATGCCGGTGATCAGACCGCCGAGAAGACCGATGGCGATGACGGTGAGCATGCGCGCGACTTCCCGATCGATCCAGGCACGTGCGGCGCCCCGAGTGCCACGGGGGGGTGCGAATCGGGACGCCGCACGTGGGTTCTGTGGTGCTGCAGCGGGACTCAGGCCGGTGGCATGAGCACGGTGTCGATCATGTAGACGGTGGCATTGGCGGTCTTGACGCCGCCGCACACCAGGCCCGCGTCGTTGACCTTGAGCCCCGGACCCGATCCGGTCACGGTGACGGTGCCGCCCTGGAGCGTCTTGTGCTGTCCGGTGACCTGCATGGGGCTGGCCTGCCCCTCGACCACGTGATAGGTGAGGATCTTGGTCAGCAGATCCGAATCGGTTTTGAGCTTGTCCAGGGTGGCCGCGTCGATCTTGGCGAAGGCGTCATCGGTCGGCGCGAACACGGTGAGACCGGGGTTACTGTTCAGCGTGTCGACCAGGTTGACGTTCGGATTGAGCTTGCCCGACAACGCCGAGGTCAGCGTCGTGAGCATGGGGTTGTTCGAGGCGGCCACGGCAACCGGGTCCTGTGCCATCCCGGTGACCGAACCGGGCCCGCTGGGCACCTGCTGCGCGTAGGCGGCGCACCCGTTGCCGACCAGACCGGCGGCGGGATCGGCCATCGCCGAAGTCGCCGCGGGCGAGGTCATCGGAGTCATGCTCGCCGAGGTGCTGGTTTCCGGTGCGGCACTGGCGTTCGTGGACGAATCCTTCGCACACGCAATACCGCCGAAGAGGGTGACCGCCGAAAGACCGATCACCGCGAGTGTTTTCGATTGAGTTCTGTTCATCACTGTTGTCACTCGAATCTGTTCCGGAGCGGTCTTTTGGGCCGCCCTCACCGATGTATTCGGTGCGATGTGCGGCCCGGATGGGTGACCTGCCGAGCCGGCGTGACACGACGCATCCGGCGTCGATTCCGCCGGGGGTGATCCCACGCGGCACAATGGGACGGTGACGAACGTCGGAGGGCAGGAACGCGTACGGGTGCTGCTGCTGGGCAGCACCGGTTCCATCGGCACCCAGGCGCTCGAGGTCATCGCGGCCAACCCGGATCGCTTCGAGGTGGTGGGTCTGGCCGCCGGCGGCGGCAACGCCGAGCTGCTGGCCCGTCAGGCCGCCGTGACGGGGGTGCGCAATGTGGCCGTCGCCGACCCCGACGCCACCATCGAGGCCACCTACCGCGGGCCCGACGCGGCCACCCGCATCGTCGAGGACACCGAGGCCGACGTGGTGCTCAACGCCCTGGTCGGTGCGCTCGGACTGAAGCCGACCCTGGCCGCCCTGCACAGTGGGGCCCGGCTGGCACTGGCGAACAAGGAGTCACTGGTGGCCGGCGGCCCCCTGGTGCTGGCGGCCGCCGCGCCCGGGCAGATCGTGCCGGTGGACTCCGAGCATTCGGCGCTGGCGCAGTGCCTGCGCGGCGGTAGCGCCGACGAGGTCGCCGCCCTGGTGCTGACCGCGTCGGGCGGCCCGTTCCGCGGTTGGTCGGCGGAGGCGCTGACCAGCGTCACCCCCGAACAGGCCGGTGCGCACCCGACCTGGTCGATGGGACCGATGAACACCCTGAACTCGGCGTCATTGGTCAACAAGGGGCTGGAGCTGATCGAGACGCATCTGCTGTTCGGCATCGATTACGACCGCATCGAGGTCGTGGTGCATCCCCAGTCGATCGTGCACTCGATGGTGACGTTCACCGACGGCTCGACGCTGGCGCAGGCCAGCCCGCCCGATATGAAACTGCCCATCGCGCTGGCCCTGGGCTGGCCGGACCGGGTGGCCGGGGCCGCGCAGGCCTGCGACTGGAGCACCGCGTCGACGTGGACGTTCGAACCGCTGGACGCGCAGGTGTTCCCCGCGGTGGAGCTGGCCAGGGAAGCCGGGAGGCGGGGCGGTTGCCTCACCGCGGTCTACAACGCGGCCAACGAGGAGGCCGCCGAGGCCTTCCTCGCCGGGCGTATCGCTTTCCCCTCGATTGTGCGAACTGTTGCCGACGTGCTGCACGCCGCAGACCAGTGGGCCGCCGCACCCGCTACCGTGGAAGAAGTACTCGACGCGCAGGACTGGGCCAAGGCCGAAGCCAGGCGCCTGATCCGCACCGAATCGACGCAGGAGGTCACCGCAGCCCGATGATGTTCGCTATCGGCATCGCGCTGTTCGCGCTGGCCATCCTGGTCTCGGTGGCCCTGCATGAATGCGGGCACATGTGGGTGGCCCGCGCCACCGGCATGAAGGTGCGCCGCTATTTCGTCGGCTTCGGTCCCACCCTGTGGTCGACCATGCGGCCGAACAAGCTCGGCTACACCGAGTACGGCGTCAAGGCCGTCCCGTTGGGCGGATTCTGCGATATCGCCGGCATGACCTCGGTCGAAGAGCTCGCCCCCGACGAGCAGCCTCACGCGATGTACAAGCAGAAGGTGTGGAAGCGCGTCGCCGTGCTGTTCGCGGGCCCCGGGATGAACTTCGCCATCGGCCTGGCGCTCATCTACGCCATCGCCGTCATCTGGGGCCTGCCCAACCTGCACCCGCCGACCACCGCGGTCGTCGGTCAAACCGCTTGTGTGGCACCGCAGATCAGCAAAGGCGGGGACAACCCGTTCGGCCCGTGCCCGGAACCGGGCCCCGGCCCGGCCGCGCTGGCGGGCATCAAGGCAGGCGACACAATCGTCAAGGTGAACGGCACCGATGTGGCGACCTTCGCGGATATGGCCGCCGCCGTCCGTAAGCTCTCCGGCCCGGTGCCGATCGTCTACGAACGCGACGGTGAGCGGATCGCCACCGTCGTCGACGTCACCCAGACCCAGCGCTTCGCCGACAAGGACGCCGACAAGACGATCGCCGTCGGCGCCATTGGGGTGAGTGCGGCGCTGCCGCCGGGCCCCACCCGGTACAACCCGCTGACCGCCGTCCCGGCCACCTTCTCGTTCACCGGTGACCTCGTCGTCGAACTCGGCAAGTCGCTGGCCAAGATCCCTACCAAGGTCGGCGCGCTGGTGCACGCCATCGGTGGCGGCGAGCGCGACCCCGAGACCCCGATCAGTGTGGTGGGCGCCAGCATCATCGGCGGCGACACCGTCGACCACGGCCTGTGGGTGGCGTTCTGGTTCTTCCTGGCCCAGATGAACTTCGTGCTCGGCGCGATCAACCTGTTCCCGCTGCTGCCCTTCGACGGCGGGCATATCGCGATCGCGGTGTTCGAGAAGGTCCGCAACATGATCCGCACGGCGCGCGGCAAGGTGGCCGCCGCGCCGGTCAACTACCTCAAACTCATGCCCGCCACCTATGTGGTGCTGGTCTTCGTTGTCGGATACATGTTGTTGACCGTCACCGCCGACCTGGTCAATCCCATCAGACTGTTCCAGTAGTCGGACCCTCAAGTTTGGAGATGAAGTGACATCCATCGGCCTGGGTATCCCAGCCCCACCGCCGCCCGTTCTGGCGCCGCGTCGCAAGACCCGCCAGCTCAAGGTGGGCGATGTGGGGGTGGGCAGCGACTCGCCGATCTCGGTGCAGTCGATGTGCACCACCAAGACCCATGACATCAACGCGACGCTGCAGCAGATCGCCGAGCTGACCGCGTCGGGCTGCGATATCGTCCGGGTCGCCTGTCCCCGGCAGGAGGACGCCGACGCGCTGCCGATCATCGCGAAGAAGGCGAACATCCCCGTCATCGCCGATATCCATTTCCAGCCGAAGTACATCTTCGCCGCCATCGACGCCGGCTGCGCGGCGGTGCGGGTGAACCCCGGCAACATCAAAGAGTTCGACGGCCGGGTCAAAGAGGTGGCCAAGGCCGCGGGCGCGGCGGGCATCCCGATCCGGATCGGGGTCAATGCCGGGTCGTTGGACAAGCGGATGCTGGAGAAGTACGGGAAGGCCACCCCGGAGGCGCTCGTCGAATCCGCGCTGTGGGAGGCCTCGCTGTTCGAGGAGCACGGCTTCGGCGATATCAAGATCAGCGTCAAGCACAACGACCCGGTGATCATGGTGGCCGCCTACGAGCAGTTGGCCGCCCGGTGCGACTATCCGCTGCACCTGGGTGTCACCGAGGCCGGCCCCGCCTTCCAGGGCACCATCAAGTCCGCGGTCGCCTTCGGTGCGCTGTTGTCGCGCGGGATCGGCGACACGATCCGGGTGTCGCTGTCGGCGCCGCCGGCCGAGGAGATCAAGGTCGGCAACCAGATCCTGGAATCGCTGAACCTGCGTCCGCGCGGCCTGGAGATCGTGTCCTGTCCGTCCTGCGGGCGCGCCCAGGTCGATGTGTACACGTTGGCCAACGCGGTGTCGGCGGGACTGGACGGGCTCGATGTGCCGTTGCGGGTGGCCGTGATGGGTTGCGTGGTGAACGGCCCCGGCGAAGCCCGCGAAGCGGATCTGGGTGTGGCGTCGGGTAACGGCAAGGGGCAGATCTTCGTCAAGGGTGAAGTGGTCAAGACGGTGCCCGAGGCGATGATCGTGGAGACCCTGATCGAGGAGGCCATGCGCATCGCGGCTGAATTGGACCCCGGGGCAAGTGCCACCGGTTCGCCGGTTGTCACCGTAAGCTGAATCAGGCCCCTGTGAGCGGGGTCACCCTCCGGCTCCGGTAGCTCAGAAAGAACCAACATGTCGGCTCCGCCCCTCTACCGCCTCACCGATGAGCGCCGTGTCTCGGTGGTGCGTGACCTGGATTCCGTACGTGTGGTTCTGGACGACGACCCGGTCGGCGCCTGTATGGTCGCGTGCCGGGTACTCGACTACGGTGTCGACCCGAACGCCATCGGTGGTGAGTTGTGGACGCGGCGCCGGGTCACCGAATCCCTGTGTTACGCGGGGGCCAATCTCATTCCGCTGCGCGGCGGTCCGGACGATATCGCCGCGTTCGCCGACAAAGCCCTCAGCGCGCCGCGGCGATGTTCGTCACTGGTCGGACGGGCCGAGATGGTGTTGCCGCTGTGGCGGCGGCTCGAAGCCGGCTGGGGTTCGGCCCGCGACGTGCGCGACGAGCAACCGCTGATGGCGCTGTCGACTGCGCCGCTGTGCGCCGTCGACCCTGCGGTGCGGCCCGTCCGGATGGAAGAGCTGGACGCCTACCTGGTGGCCGCCATCGAGATGTTCATCGGTGAAGTGGGGATCGACCCGCGGATGGGCGACGGCGGACGCGGCTACCGGCGGCGCGTGGCCGGTCTGATCGCGGCGGGCCGGGCCTGGGCCCGCTTCGAGGACGGTCAGGTGGTCTTCAAGGCCGAGATCGGTTCGCAGTCGCCGACGGTGGGCCAGATCCAGGGTGTCTGGGTGCATCCGCAGTGGCGTGGGCGGGGACTGGGCGCCGCGGGTACCGCCACCCTGGCCGATGCGGTGTTGCGCAGCGGGCGCATCGCCAGCCTCTACGTCAACGGTTACAACCATGTCGCGCGCGGCGCGTACGCCAAGATCGGCTTCACGCAGGTGGGCACCTTCGCGACCGTGCTCCTGGACTGACAGAACCGCAGCTCGCGTCTCCGTCTCGAACCCATCACGGTCCGGTCTCGGTGCGCCTCCGGCCCAGCCGGTCGCCACAGTTTTAACATTTGCCTCAATGGCAACTATCACCACACCGGTCTCGCGCATTGCGGCGGCCGTCATGGCCGTCGTCGCGACGGCGACGACGCTGAGTGCCTGCACCCCGAAGCCCAATGGTCCCGAGCCCACCGCCGAAGCGTTCTTCGCCGCACTCGCCACCGGGAACACCACGGCCGCGGCAGATCTGGCCGATCACCCGGCGCAAGCCCAGGCCGCGCTGAACGAGGCGTGGTCGGGGCTGCAGGCCACCCGGCTGGACACCCAGATCCTGGGATCCAAGTACGCCGAGGACACCGGCACCATCAAATATCGCTACAGCTGGCACCTGCCCAAGGACCGGGTGTGGACCTACGACGGCGAACTGAACATGATCCGCGAAGAGGGGCACTGGCAGGTGCGCTGGAGCGCCACCGGGCTGCATCCCCAACTGGGCGAGAATCAGACCCTGGCGCTACGGGCCGACCCGCCCCGGCGGGCCTCGGTCAACGAGCGCGGGGGCACCGACGTCCTGGTTCCCGGCTACCTGTACCACTACGCGCTCGATGCCCGGGTGGCCGGTGCGGCTCTGATGCCGACGGCCCGCGCCGTGGTCGATGCGCTGCGACCGTTCGACAACACCTTGGATCCGCAGCGGCTGGCCGAAGAGGCCAGCTCGTCGACCACCCCGCTGGACCTCATCACGCTGCGCACCGATGACAACGACCGGGTGTCGGCGGCGATCGGCCGGCGCCCAGGGGTGGTCATCACCCCGCAGCCCGCGATGATGCCCACGGACGCGAAGTTCGCACCGGCCATCGTCTCGGAGGTCAAGAAGGCGGTGTCCACCGATCTGGTGGGCCAGGCCGGGTGGCGGGTGGTCAGCGTCAATCAGAACGGCGTCGATGTCGACGTCCTCAACGAGGTGCCGGGCACGCCGGCGCCTTCGGTGACGATCAGCCTGGACCGCGCGGTGCAGAACGCGGCGCAGGATGCGGTGAACATGGTCGGCAAGAAGGCGATGATCGTGGCGATCAAGCCGTCGACGGGCGAGATCCTGGCCGTCGCCCAGAACGCCGCCGCCGACGCCGACGGGCCCACCGCCACCATGGGCCTGTACCCGCCGGGATCGACCTTCAAGATCATCACCGCCGGCGCCGTCGTCGACCGGGACATGGCCACGCCGAACACCTTGCTCGGCTGCCCGGGGTCACTGGATATCGGACACCGGACCATCAACAACTACAACACCTTCGACCTGGGCACGGTGCCCATGTCGCGGGCGTTCGCCAACTCGTGCAACACCACGTTCGCCGAGCTGGCCAGTACTCTCCCGCCCCGCGGCCTGAACCAGGCCGCCGCCCAGTACGGCCTCGGTCCGGACTATGTGGTGGACGGCATCCCCACGGTGACCGGTTCGGTGCCCCCGACGGTGGATCTCACCGAACGCACCGAGGACGGCTTCGGTCAGGGCAAGGTGCTGGCCAGCCCGTTCGGGATGGCCTTGGTCGCGGCCACCGTCGCGGCCGGGAAAACACCTGTGCCACAACTGATCCTGGGGCGCCCGACGCAGGTCAACGGGACGGCGGCGCCGATCTCGCCGAAGATGCTCGACGCGCTGCGGCCGATGATGCGGCTGGTGGTGACCAACGGCACCGCCAAGGAGCTCAACGGGCTGGGCGATGTCCGCGGCAAGACCGGTGAGGCCGAGTTCAACGGCGGGTCGCATGCCTGGTTCGCCGGCTACCGCGGGGATATGGCCTTCGCCGCGCTGATCGTCGGTGGTGGCAGCTCGGAATACGCGGTCCGGATGTGCCGGGACATGCTCAAAGGCCTGCCGCCGGACTACCTGGCCTGATCTCGCGCCGCCCGCGCAGTAGCCTGACTGCTGGAGGATGCAGGGGCGATGACAGGTATTGACGATTACGCGACCATGCGGGTGTCCGATGCGGACCGCAACGGCACGCTGCGGCGGCTGCACAATGCGGTGGCGCTCGGGCTGATCGATATCGGCGAGTTCGAGGAGCGCTCGGCGCTGGTCTCCCAGGCCCGGCTGCACACGGATCTGGACGCCCTCGTCGGTGACCTGCCCGGGCCCGGCGCCATCGTCACCTCGGCCGCCGACCGGGTGGAACTGCGCGGTGTGATGGGTTCGCTCAAGCGGCAGGGGGAGTGGGTGGTGCCCACCCGGCTGGCCCTGCACCGGCGGATGGGTTCGGTGGATCTGGACCTGACCCGGGCGCGCTTCGCCGGTCCGATGATCGTGGTCGAGCTCGACCTCAAGTTCGGCGGACTCGACATCCGGCTGCCCGACGGTGCCAGCGCCTCGATCGACGATGTGGAGGTGGTGGTGGGCAGTGCCAACGATCACCGCCGGGATGCGCCGGCCGAAGGTACGCCGCATATCGTCTTCACCGGCAAGGTGGTCTGCGGTTCGGTGGATATCCGCGGACCGCGGCGCTCGTGGTCGCCGCCGCGGTTGCGGCGCCGCACCTAGCGCGGCTCGAGCACCGCGAACGTCAGGGTGGCCCTGGCCGCCAGCCGGTTGCGGTCGAGATCGGTGACATCCACGGCGGTGACGATGAGCCGTCGGCCCGCCCGCACGATCGTCGCCTCGGCACGTGCCCTGCCCATGACCGGCGCCAGGAAATGGATGTTCAGATCGGCGGTGGTGACGTCGTGACCGACGCCGGTATGCCGCCCGGCGAGGATGCCCGCGGCGATGTCGATGAGGGTGGCCACCAGGCCGCCCTGCAGCGCGCCGCGCACATTCGCCAGATCGGGACGGTTGTCCATCTCCATCACGAGCCGGTCCCCGGTCGACTCGACCTCGACGTAGTCGAGCCGGTGCAGGATGTGCTCGTCGTTCACCGCCGTACGGTAACACCATTACCGCGAGCGGAGAGTCCGCTTCTACCCGGGGTGTCCGGCCTGACCCCGGTGTCGGTCGCGATCTCGGTAGGCTGACCGCCATGCCTGTTCGCGCGCCCCTTCGGTCCGGCGAGTTGTCCCCGACCCTTCCGGTGCCCAAGTCGATCCCGCGCCCGGAGTACGCGTGGAAGCCGACCGCCGTCGAGGGCCACGAACCCTGGGTGCAGACGCCCGAGGTGATCGAGAAGATGCGGGTGGCCGGCCGAATCGCCGCGGGTGCGCTCGCCGAGGCCGGGAAGGCGGTCGCCCCCGGCGTCACCACCGATCACCTGGACCGGGTGGCCCACGAGTACATGATCGACCACGGCGCCTATCCGTCCACGCTGGGCTACAAGGGATTCCCGAAGTCCTGCTGCACCTCCCTGAACGAGGTGATCTGCCATGGCATCCCGGATTCCACCGTCATCGAGGACGGTGACATCGTCAATATCGACGTCACCGCCTATATCGACGGGGTGCACGGGGACACCAACGCCACCTTCCTGGCGGGTGACGTGTCCGAGGAACACCGGCTGCTGGTGGAGCGCACGCACGAGGCGACCATGCGGGCCATCAAGGCGGTCAAACCCGGCCGCCAGCTCTCGGTGGTCGGCCGCGTCATCGAGGCCTACGCGAACCGCTTCGGCTACAACGTCGTTCGCGATTTCACCGGACATGGGATCGGCACCACGTTCCACAACGGTCTGGTGGTGCTGCACTATGACCAGCCGGCCGTCGAGACGGTGATCGAGCCCGGTATGACGTTCACCATCGAGCCGATGATCAACCTCGGTGCGCTGGACTACGAGATCTGGGATGACGGCTGGACGGTGGCCACCAGGGACCGCAAGTGGACCGCGCAGTTCGAGCACACTCTGGTGGTCACCGCGGACGGCGCCGACATTC includes:
- a CDS encoding cytochrome c biogenesis protein DipZ, which codes for MLTVIAIGLLGGLITGISPCILPVLPVIFFSGTQSGPTSARRPYLVIAGLVLSFTAVTLAGSAVLSLLNLPQDALRWVALAALTAIGIGLIFPRFEAILEKPFARLPQRQFGSGTSGFGLGLALGVLYVPCAGPVLAAIILAGATGNIGLPTVALTASFAIGAALPLLFFALAGRRVSARVGAFRRRQRGIRVSAGLVTLALAVALVFDLPAHLQRVVPDYAAALSDAVGGDRQIRDTLNLGGIVNDQNAALSNCSDGAPELESCGPAPDIKGITAWLNTPGNSAVDLAALRGKVVLIDFWAYSCINCQRSIPHVTDWYRAYRDAGFDVIGVHTPEYAFERVPANVAGGARDLGITYPVALDNGYATWTNYRNRYWPAHYLIDADGTVRHVKFGEGDYDVTEKLIRELLSQAHPDRTLPPPTGAPDTTPRSQLTPETYLSVGKVVNYGGTGTYDQGTATFDLPARLADDTFALRGPWRLDYQGATAAAYGAQIALNYHARNVYLVVGGTGTVEVTTTGGTRRIPVRGPPNMRQIVAGDSTGPGHLDVTLSQGLQAYSFTYG
- a CDS encoding fasciclin domain-containing protein, with the translated sequence MNRTQSKTLAVIGLSAVTLFGGIACAKDSSTNASAAPETSTSASMTPMTSPAATSAMADPAAGLVGNGCAAYAQQVPSGPGSVTGMAQDPVAVAASNNPMLTTLTSALSGKLNPNVNLVDTLNSNPGLTVFAPTDDAFAKIDAATLDKLKTDSDLLTKILTYHVVEGQASPMQVTGQHKTLQGGTVTVTGSGPGLKVNDAGLVCGGVKTANATVYMIDTVLMPPA
- the dxr gene encoding 1-deoxy-D-xylulose-5-phosphate reductoisomerase, whose translation is MTNVGGQERVRVLLLGSTGSIGTQALEVIAANPDRFEVVGLAAGGGNAELLARQAAVTGVRNVAVADPDATIEATYRGPDAATRIVEDTEADVVLNALVGALGLKPTLAALHSGARLALANKESLVAGGPLVLAAAAPGQIVPVDSEHSALAQCLRGGSADEVAALVLTASGGPFRGWSAEALTSVTPEQAGAHPTWSMGPMNTLNSASLVNKGLELIETHLLFGIDYDRIEVVVHPQSIVHSMVTFTDGSTLAQASPPDMKLPIALALGWPDRVAGAAQACDWSTASTWTFEPLDAQVFPAVELAREAGRRGGCLTAVYNAANEEAAEAFLAGRIAFPSIVRTVADVLHAADQWAAAPATVEEVLDAQDWAKAEARRLIRTESTQEVTAAR
- a CDS encoding M50 family metallopeptidase, translated to MMFAIGIALFALAILVSVALHECGHMWVARATGMKVRRYFVGFGPTLWSTMRPNKLGYTEYGVKAVPLGGFCDIAGMTSVEELAPDEQPHAMYKQKVWKRVAVLFAGPGMNFAIGLALIYAIAVIWGLPNLHPPTTAVVGQTACVAPQISKGGDNPFGPCPEPGPGPAALAGIKAGDTIVKVNGTDVATFADMAAAVRKLSGPVPIVYERDGERIATVVDVTQTQRFADKDADKTIAVGAIGVSAALPPGPTRYNPLTAVPATFSFTGDLVVELGKSLAKIPTKVGALVHAIGGGERDPETPISVVGASIIGGDTVDHGLWVAFWFFLAQMNFVLGAINLFPLLPFDGGHIAIAVFEKVRNMIRTARGKVAAAPVNYLKLMPATYVVLVFVVGYMLLTVTADLVNPIRLFQ
- the ispG gene encoding flavodoxin-dependent (E)-4-hydroxy-3-methylbut-2-enyl-diphosphate synthase translates to MTSIGLGIPAPPPPVLAPRRKTRQLKVGDVGVGSDSPISVQSMCTTKTHDINATLQQIAELTASGCDIVRVACPRQEDADALPIIAKKANIPVIADIHFQPKYIFAAIDAGCAAVRVNPGNIKEFDGRVKEVAKAAGAAGIPIRIGVNAGSLDKRMLEKYGKATPEALVESALWEASLFEEHGFGDIKISVKHNDPVIMVAAYEQLAARCDYPLHLGVTEAGPAFQGTIKSAVAFGALLSRGIGDTIRVSLSAPPAEEIKVGNQILESLNLRPRGLEIVSCPSCGRAQVDVYTLANAVSAGLDGLDVPLRVAVMGCVVNGPGEAREADLGVASGNGKGQIFVKGEVVKTVPEAMIVETLIEEAMRIAAELDPGASATGSPVVTVS
- a CDS encoding GNAT family N-acetyltransferase, encoding MSAPPLYRLTDERRVSVVRDLDSVRVVLDDDPVGACMVACRVLDYGVDPNAIGGELWTRRRVTESLCYAGANLIPLRGGPDDIAAFADKALSAPRRCSSLVGRAEMVLPLWRRLEAGWGSARDVRDEQPLMALSTAPLCAVDPAVRPVRMEELDAYLVAAIEMFIGEVGIDPRMGDGGRGYRRRVAGLIAAGRAWARFEDGQVVFKAEIGSQSPTVGQIQGVWVHPQWRGRGLGAAGTATLADAVLRSGRIASLYVNGYNHVARGAYAKIGFTQVGTFATVLLD
- a CDS encoding penicillin-binding transpeptidase domain-containing protein translates to MATITTPVSRIAAAVMAVVATATTLSACTPKPNGPEPTAEAFFAALATGNTTAAADLADHPAQAQAALNEAWSGLQATRLDTQILGSKYAEDTGTIKYRYSWHLPKDRVWTYDGELNMIREEGHWQVRWSATGLHPQLGENQTLALRADPPRRASVNERGGTDVLVPGYLYHYALDARVAGAALMPTARAVVDALRPFDNTLDPQRLAEEASSSTTPLDLITLRTDDNDRVSAAIGRRPGVVITPQPAMMPTDAKFAPAIVSEVKKAVSTDLVGQAGWRVVSVNQNGVDVDVLNEVPGTPAPSVTISLDRAVQNAAQDAVNMVGKKAMIVAIKPSTGEILAVAQNAAADADGPTATMGLYPPGSTFKIITAGAVVDRDMATPNTLLGCPGSLDIGHRTINNYNTFDLGTVPMSRAFANSCNTTFAELASTLPPRGLNQAAAQYGLGPDYVVDGIPTVTGSVPPTVDLTERTEDGFGQGKVLASPFGMALVAATVAAGKTPVPQLILGRPTQVNGTAAPISPKMLDALRPMMRLVVTNGTAKELNGLGDVRGKTGEAEFNGGSHAWFAGYRGDMAFAALIVGGGSSEYAVRMCRDMLKGLPPDYLA
- a CDS encoding DUF1707 SHOCT-like domain-containing protein, whose protein sequence is MTGIDDYATMRVSDADRNGTLRRLHNAVALGLIDIGEFEERSALVSQARLHTDLDALVGDLPGPGAIVTSAADRVELRGVMGSLKRQGEWVVPTRLALHRRMGSVDLDLTRARFAGPMIVVELDLKFGGLDIRLPDGASASIDDVEVVVGSANDHRRDAPAEGTPHIVFTGKVVCGSVDIRGPRRSWSPPRLRRRT
- a CDS encoding PaaI family thioesterase, yielding MNDEHILHRLDYVEVESTGDRLVMEMDNRPDLANVRGALQGGLVATLIDIAAGILAGRHTGVGHDVTTADLNIHFLAPVMGRARAEATIVRAGRRLIVTAVDVTDLDRNRLAARATLTFAVLEPR
- the map gene encoding type I methionyl aminopeptidase produces the protein MPVRAPLRSGELSPTLPVPKSIPRPEYAWKPTAVEGHEPWVQTPEVIEKMRVAGRIAAGALAEAGKAVAPGVTTDHLDRVAHEYMIDHGAYPSTLGYKGFPKSCCTSLNEVICHGIPDSTVIEDGDIVNIDVTAYIDGVHGDTNATFLAGDVSEEHRLLVERTHEATMRAIKAVKPGRQLSVVGRVIEAYANRFGYNVVRDFTGHGIGTTFHNGLVVLHYDQPAVETVIEPGMTFTIEPMINLGALDYEIWDDGWTVATRDRKWTAQFEHTLVVTADGADILTLV